The window TACTTCAATCAATGAAATCAAAGCTACAGGCATCGAAGTTGACGTTACTGCTCAAACTGAGTTATTAACTGAGGTATCATCCTTAGCTGCTGCTTTAAAGAAAAATACTGCTGTTCTTGAAGCAGCTGTAGAAAAAGCTTCAAATGCTCATGGAGATACTTTTGAACAAGCTTCCTTGTTCAGGTTTGATGTATTCGAAAAAATGGGCACTCTAAGAGGTGTTGCTGATACACTTGAAACTCTCGTAGAAAAAGATGTATGGCCAATGCCAACTTATGGTGATCTATTATTTAATGTATAATATGTAAGATTAAGAGTCTGGCTTGAAAAGCCAGACTCTTGTTTATCTTGCAGTAAAGTTTAGGTATCTAATAAATTTAAAACACCCGTCTAGCGGGTGTTTTGTTTTATCACTTGTATTTTACAAAAGCTTCTTTGCAATTTCTAAAATTTTATCATAATTTGGCTGATCTTCAATGTTAGCTACATATTCAACATATTGAACAATGTCATTGCGGTCAATAACAAGGGCTCCCCGTGCTAGCAGGCGCAGTTCTTCGATAACAAAGCCATATTTTAGGCCAAAATCTAAATCTTTATGGTCGGATAAAGTTTTAACGTTCGTAATATCTTTAGCGGCACAATATTTTTGTAGGGCAAAGGGCAGATCTACACTAATTGATAGTATTACCATGTCTGTAAATTGAGCCGCTTCGTGATTAAAACGACTGGTTTGAATATCACAAACAGGTGTATCTATTGAAGGTACGACACTAATAACCCGAACTTTACCTTTGGTATCAGCAAGCGATAGTGCTGTTAAATCTGGCTGTAATACCGTAAAATTAGGTGCCTCATCGTTTATTTTGATTTCTTTACCAAGTAGTGTTAATGGTTTTCCGCGTAATTTTGTTATCCCGGTACGTTTTTCCATAAATACAGCCTCCTCGAAAATTGACTTCAATCATGTTATCGGGTATTTGTTTGTCAGTCTTAAATCATTAAATTCTCGTTTAGTAACATAACATAATAATTATGTCGTTGCGAGTTCAAAAAAATTTCATAAAAAAACATTTCTATAATATAGTATATTTAAAAGACTAACTTTCTTTTGCGGTTACTATTTAGATAAAAGGATTTGAAAAAATAATGACGAATTTAATAAAAAAATAGTCATTATTAAGGAGGATCCATTATGGAGGAAAGAATCTTTAGTGATTTAGAAGGTCTGCGTATTGCGATTGAAATTGAAGCACGTGGTCAGTTGTTTTATCAACAAGCTTATGAGAAAGCCCAAAAAGATGAACACAAAGAAACTTTTCTTCTGCTAAAGAATGAGGAAATCCATCATCAGGAAAAGTTTGTTAAAATCTTTAATAAAATTAATGCAGATAAGAAGGCTGTAAGTGCTGAGTATGCCTTTGATCCTGAAACATCAAGATACTTAACAGTGTTGGCAGAAGAGCATATTTTCCCTAAACAGAGCGCAATTCCAGCAAAGCTTGATGAACTTACTTCAATAGATGCTATTCTAAGGATGGCTATCCAGGCAGAAAAAGACTCCATCTTATTTTATGATGAATTAGCCAATAAAGCTAAATTCGAGGATGCAAAGCGGATTTTTGCTGGTTTGAAATCTGAAGAGCAAACTCATGTTGTTAAATTGCGAGAAATGCTGGAGGGGTGGGCTTAAGGAACAGTCGGAATACATAATGCATTAGGTGGTGTGCAAATTGGAATCTAAGCTAACCTTATATAATAACGAATTTTGTATGGAATGTCGTGTGGTTAGAGAGAAACTCGCCGAATTGCAACTATCTTATTATTGTATTAATGTTGATTCAATTAAGCATAACCGTCACGAAGTTTTTAAGCTTACCGGCCAATATCTAGTGCCAGTTTTGGTTGATGGTGACAGAGTATTGACAGCCAGTGATAATATCTTGGAATATCTAGTTGTTCATTACGGGAAAGAAGTCATTAGACCAATGAAATACTAAACAACTTCCAAAGCTATATAACCCGCATACTATATAAAGAGAGTATGTTGGGGGTGGTTTACTTGACTGAGAAAGATTCACGGTCACAATGTCAAATTCAGAAACCGATTAAAGTAATCTGTCCTTTTTGCGAAAGCATCATTAGCATTCCAATGCACAAAGCGGTAAATGGAGAAAGTATTGAATGTGATGTATGTAAAAGGACCTTTATATTTAGGAAAGATGACTAAAACATAGATTCTGTTCTTCTTTAAGCAGGATAATATGCACTGATTTCATAGCAAATCGATTATTAATCCAATTGTGACTTTTTTAAAAAGCGTCAGCTGGCGCTTTTTTTGTTATTAGTCCTTGAGACAAGCCGCTTCCTAGAAATAGAGAAGCGAAGTATTTGTTAACAATGACTTTTCTGTTGTAGTATAAATTATTGCAGGAATATTGAACAATTTTGTCCAATATTAAGTACTGGGCAAAACATTTATGATATTGGGAGGAAGCTGTGTATGGACGTTAAACGAGATTTATTAGATAAAGGTGCTATCTTACAACGGGATAAGGAATCATATGCGATTGCTCCCCATATACCTGGCGGTATTATTTTTGATACTAATGTATTGCGCAAGATAGCTGATGTGGCCGACAAATATGGTGCTAAAGCATTAAAACTTACTTCTGCTCAGCGTATTGCTATTGTAGGGATTCAAGAAGACCAGCTTGACTCTATCTGGCAGGAATTAGATATGAATAAGGGAAGTGCAGTAGGATTATGTGTAAGAAGTATCCGGATATGTCCTGCTACTGCTTTTTGTAAAAGAGCTCAGCAAGATTCGGTGACTTTAGGGCTTGAACTGGACAAGGTTTATCATGGTATGGCACTGCCTTCCAAGTTTAAAATGGCTGTTTGCGGCTGTCCTAACTCCTGTACGGAGCCCGCCGTTAAGGATTTAGGGATTATGGGCACTCCCAAAGGTTATACAATTATGATTGGCGGCAATGCTGGTGTCAAGCCGCGCTTAGGGAATATCTTATTACAAAATGTACCGCAACAAGATGTTATGCCGATCGTGAAAAAGATTGTCGGTTATTATAAAGAAAATGCGCGTAATTACGAGCGGTTAGGAATGATGATTGACCGTATTGGATTCGAGCAAGTAAAAGAAGAAATTCTGCAATAATAAAGAACGCCTGGGGTAGCCCAGGCGTTCTTTATTATTGCATTTAGGACGTCTCCGGTTTTATCTGACGGTATGAACTGTTTCAATTTTTTGCATATATCTGGAATTATTGAGTTTTTTAGTTTATACTGAAAATATAGTGTACTGATTTGCTTTGGAGAGGAGCGTTCACCATGGAAAAAACTTGGATAATGAATGAAATTGAGCAAATTGCTCAATTTGGCAAAGATAAAAGAGGAATCACCAGATTGGCTTTTAGTCCAGCCGATTACGCTGCTCGGGAGTATGTCATTAACCTGATGCGCGAAAATGGGATGAGCGTACGCACGGACGAAATTGGCAATATTATTGGTCGTATTGAGGGAACACAGCCTCAAGCACCGGCAGTAATCACAGGTTCTCACTTAGATACGGTTCCAGAGGGTGGAAAGTTCGACGGGATTGTTGGCATAGTAGGAGGCATTGCAGCTCTAAAGGCGTTGGCAGTTCGTGGACCGCTTACTCACCCATTGGAGTTAATTGTTTTCGCTGGAGAAGAATCCAGCCGATTTGGGGTAGCAACAATTGGGAGTCGGGTCATGGCGGGAGTAACCAACGCGCATGCTCTGGCTAAGTTGAAAGATCAGGATGGATTGGCACTTACCCAGTTGCTCAAGGATCAAGGGTTAGATATTCAAAATATTATTAAGGCGACACGCGGCAAACAGGACGTTAAGGCTTTTATTGAATTACATATCGAGCAGGGAACAGGGTTAGAAAAAGAGGGTAAGAACATTGGTATCATCGAAGCCATCGCGGCACCGGCCAGATGCAAAATTGTTGTAGAAGGGGTAGCTGCTCATTCCGGAACAACTCCAATGGAAGAACGCCAAGATGCTCTTGTCAGTGCAGCGATGATTATCTTGGCAGTTAATGAAATTGCCTTGGAACAATCTGAACGTGGCATTGTAGGTACGGTTGGCTCTATGAAGGTGTATCCTGGAGCCATGAATGTAATTCCTGGATTAGTCGAAATGTGGGTCGATATTCGCGGTGTTGATCATCAAAGTATTGTCGAATGTGTTCAAGAAATCAAGGATGCGATTAGTGAAATCACTGAACGTCAAAATACAGGTGTATCGATAGAAATGCTATCATCAGAACGACCAGCACAAATGGATGCAGATATTATTAATCTCATTAGTGATATTTGCCGACAACAAGGTATTCAATATCAGCGAATGAATAGTGGGGCTGGCCATGATGCTATGAATATGGCTCGTATTGCAAAAGCGGGGATGATTGTTATTCCTTGTCGAGCAGGTATTAGTCATAATCCAGACGAATATGCCAGTCCGGAAGATATTCAACGCGGGGTAGAGGTACTAACTGAGACTTTGTTCCGGCTAGCAAAATAAGGATTAATGTACTTATGTGCCCTTTCACGGCTCATCTGCAAAAAATTACCGCAACACATTATGTAAACTTTGTGGTACAATGGGATATGAGCTTTGTGGAAGGAGCGATATAAATGAGAAAGTTTGCAGCGATCACAATGACTGCTGTGGTTATCAATCTGTTTTCACCCCTCATCCCGCAAGCGCATGCCGCGTTACTTGAGGACAAAGTCGCGGAAGCTATTGCCCAAAATGCCAGTGCTTTGCCGATCCAGGATTTGATCAAAATTAAAACCGATCTTGAACAGGGTAATAATAAGGCTATTCTGGGGTCTTTAACCAAAGCAGCTCTGGCAAGAGTTCAGTCTGATAACCTAGTTAATGTTGCCACAACTGATGATTTGGGTAAAGTTGCTCAAACCGTTATCCGTCAGCGTGTAGATCAAAATATAACAAAAACCCTTACTCCTTATCAAAAAGAGATCAATGCTCTTTCAATGTTGTTTAAAGGAAATGTGATTGCTCCGCAATCCAGTGTTGACAATAACACCTTGACAGGAGCTCCACAAAATTATAGCCGTGTTTTAAATATGACGGCTACTGCCTATGGGCCAGGCGTGCGTGATAATGGTAAATGGAACAATCTCACATACATGGGAGGCACGGTTCGCAAAGGCGTTGCTGCTGTTGATCCAAGTGTTATTCCTATGGGGTCTAGACTGTGGATTGAAGGTTATGGTGAGGCGATTGCCGAAGATCAAGGAAGTGCAATTAAAGGCAATCGAATCGATTTAGCCTTTGATGACCGTCAACAAGCTTTAGACTATGGTATTCAGCCTACGAAAGTCTATGTGCTAAACTAAAATTATCTTGTAAGCTGTATCCCTGGGCAATGCCTTAGTGATACAGCTTTTTTCTTTCCTATCAGACAGGATTTGGCACCTATTAAGTTGTCAACAAGGAAATGCTGCAGGATTTGTAGAATAATAGCTGTACGTAGGAGGTAGATAATTTGCTTAAAAAATTTTTGCTTGTATTTTTGGTGCTAGTAATGATTTCAGGAGTGGTTGCAGCCGCGACAGGTGACAATAAAAACCAGTCGGTACAATACGAAAAAGGTATTGTGCTTGCCGTTGGATCTTTGGACCCGACGATGCAAAAACAATACTTTATGGCTCAAGGAGAGCTGGTTACAATAAAAATAACCTCAGGACCAGAAAAAGATAAAATTGTTGAGTCGTTTAATTATTCAACAGGCCGATCACCCTACGAAATTAAAGTGAATCCTGGGGATAAGATCATTGTGGCGGTTACCAATGATTTAGGTAAGACTACATATCATGTTAGTGATTTTGATCGCTTTGACTATGTCTATGTGTTATTAGGGCTTTTCGTTGCCGCTTTAGTAGTATTTGGCGGTATAGTAGGAATAAAATCGGTCATTGTTATCGCTGTATCAACGCTCATCATTTTCAAGTTTTTCATTGGTCAGGTACTTTCATCTCAGCTTAATTTAACTGTGTTAACCTTATTAGTCAGTGCAGTCATTGCAACATTTACTCAGGTGACAATCAGCGGCTGGAACTGTAAAAGCTTTGCCGCCATTATGGGTACAGTCGGCGGTGTCAGTGTTGCGGGAGTTTTATCAATTTTAGCTATAAAGATGATGCATTTGACCGGACTTGATTCTGAAGAAGCAATGCTGTTAAAGGCTTCAGTATTATCCAATATTGATTTCCAAGGGGTCTTATTTGCCGGTATGGTGTTAGGTGCATTAGGTGCTGTTATGGATGTTACCATCTCGATTGCTTCGGCCTTATATGAGGTAAAAGCTGTTCGCCCTAACAGTACGTTTAAAGAACTGTTTGTAACCGGGATGAATGTTGGCAGAGATATTATGGGCACGATGTCTAATACTTTGATTCTTGCTTATGCGGGAAGTTCACTGCCCCTCATGCTGCTCATTGTTTCACAGCAGCAAGTGTCAATGATGAAGATCCTTAATCTCAATCTCATTGTTACTGAGATTGCCCGGGCATTGACCGGTAGTATTGGTTTAATCTGTGCCATTCCGTTAACGGCATTCATCACCGCTATATTATTAAAAGACAAATAAATTAGAAATACCTTTCTTCTTTCGTTCATATAATTTCTTATGATTTATTGAACGGAGGGAGTTAGGTGATCAATTTACTATCAGTCACGCTAAAACGCGGCCGGATTCTGTTTAGTGTTGCGATATTCGTAATCATGAGTTTGTTTTTTGGCCTTATTGGTTTTGAATATATGGACGAGCGAGAGTTGGCAGCAATCGATAATCAGCCTACTACCAGGCCAGCTGGAGCCCTTAACATTGTTATCAATGTTGCTAAACGTAATCTCGAGGTTTATAATGATGCCCAACTCTATAAGACCTATCGTATCGCGGTAGGCAAAAGTGAAACACCTACTCCGATTGGGGAATGGAATGTAGTCTGGAAGGACTATAACTGGGGTACAGGCTTTGGTACCCGTTGGATGGGATTAAATGTTCCATGGGGAGTGTTCAGAATGGACTACAGATAACCACTACCGCACTTATACATAATATTGACAGAGATAGTAGGGTATGCTAAGGTATATCCAAAGGTAAATATTACAAAAATTTTCGTGGCCCTACGCTTCGCTTAATTCAAATCCCTGATTCCCCCATAGGCCCTGTCAAGTAAATCTCCTTGACATCCTTGGGAATGTCCTCAGATCGCGTACATTTTACCTATATTGTGACCTTGAGAGACCATGAGAACCTGCGAAGGCGCGCAAATGCTGCATTCTTAAGTTCCGATAATGTTATCTTATGGGAAGTTGAAGGTGTTATTAGGTGGATCTTGAGGATATCTGTCATTTCTTATGCAGTCTGTCAAGTAATTTCCCTTGACACTTTAATTCTCTTTGTGAAGTATATCTGTGTTTATTTACGAGCTGGTCTTAGGATCTAGTCCTAAGGTTACCCGAAGATCATCCTAAGAATAACACTGGAGGAATGTAACTTATGAAGCGCTTAATGATGCCTTATGTGTGCCTCTTGGCTCTCATGTGTGCCTATGTTCCGTACAAAGGATATGCAGGGAGTACATTCTATGGATTCATAGGGATAGGCAGGACGGTTTCTATAGATTATTCCTTACTGCTCCTTCAGATCATCGCTTTGACTTGTGTGTATTTCACATTTAATTACTTGTTTCAGAGGACTATAGGTAAACAGCAAGAGTATCAAAAGGATGTCTTAAAGATTCTCACACTTTATTACGCGCTACAACAAGAAGGAAAGCCTGAAGGAGTGGCAATGATAATAGCTCAGAATATATACGGAAAGGATCTACCTGAAGAATATACGAATACCCTTTATAAATATCTAGAGTTAACTAAAGAACAAGCACGAGAGTTAGCGAAGCAAGATTTTAAATGGGCATTATAAGTAATTGACTGTGCCACGATATGAGAAGCAATCTGATAATTACATATAGAAACAGTAAAGACCTCCTTGAGAGTTCCGTAAGGTTCTCTTGAGGAGGTCTTTTTTTTTTGCGTTTATTAAGCTTCTTGATGCTCTTTAATAAAGTGGTCAATCTGTTGTCTTAACCATGCTGAGGGATTTATTGCTTTCTGCTCGGCTATTCTTTGGAATTCCGCTTTAGTATCCTTAGGAAGTCTAATTTTGATTTCTGCCTCTTTGATCTTGCTTTCCATCAATACACCATCCTTGTAATTTCTATGTGTCAACAATATACCACACGAGGGAACAGAAGGCAACTGAAATTTATTTCTTAAGCACATGAATTATTTGTTGACACATGTGGGAACATATGATACATTAAGGGTAACATGTGGGAACGAAAGACCACAAACAATAAAGGAGGACAACTAACATGCGTAGAGGCACACAACAGGAACAACTCAAGGCTGCCCTAAGAGCCTACATATTACCACTAAATACTTCCAAAGAATCTCGCTTCAGTGTTTATCTAGATAGCGGTGAAGGTCTAGAGGTCTTATGGCCTTCTGATAGTTACCTAATAAGCGATGGAGGTAAATCTCAAGAACTCCTCCCAAGTCAAACCTATTGGAAACGCAATGACAACTATCCAGCATTCCACTTCCATTACACAGGTTATGGCAGCAGCTACACAGAGGATCTCAAGGAAACCTTAAAGACCATCAATCCTAATCTAGAGGTCTTAGTTATCCGAGGATGGTCTCCAGGTAACCGCTAAGTGTCGAATTAAGCTAGGTCGAGAGTCGAGTTAACCTAAGTCAGCTTTTGAGTGAAACGAATGGATGTTCTATAGTAAATCTAAGGAGGGTCTTAAGGTGACCAATACACAACTTAAGAAAGTAATTATTGAAGCCACTAAGAAAATGGAGAACTTTACAATATGTGTACTTGTGTGGTTGGGCGATGAGAATGACACCTATTATGAAATTGCAGTGTATGAAGGACTCCCTACAGCAGCTACACTCCGGGAGGCAGAAACAGTATTCCTTTCAGAATCCTTACCAGATACACCTCAGAATGTAAGCATAATCAAGAAAGAAGCTCAGAAACGTATTCGCTATCTTCAAAAGAACGTATCTGCTGCTATTGTAGCAAGGACTTGTAGTGTATAAGTCGAAACCTCTAGATCCTTCTTACGGCTCTGGAGGTCTTCCGAGGGATAGCCTCCCGGAACTGATGAGACAGGCTGAAGGAGGATGCATATTTATGATCATTAGCTTGACAGAGTCTTACTTATTGGAGCATTACAAGGTGTATTCAGTTGATTTACAGCGTGGTGTGATAATCACGCAAGAGGCTGACAAGTGGTTTGGCGTTTGGACACGGCAGGAGGATGGTCTTTATTTGTATACAGGTAGATTCCATAAATAAAAGCCATTTATCTAAGGGACTATCAGCCCGAGGACACTGCACTTCACCATCCTATAGGGATCTAGAGGAAGCCAAGATTAAATGAATAATTTGTTGAGATTAAAATTTACTTCAGAACCGAGGGCTTGACATAAATTATACTAGGAGGTCTTAAGGTGACTAAGAAACCGCGCAAGGTTTATGTTGTATTTGATCATAAAGGTCGTGAACTGGGGCGAGTTTGTACCAGCAGGCAAGTGGTTCAGACCTGCCGTAAGCGTAGTGGATGCTATGAGGAATACACAAAGGAGGAGTATTACAATGCGTAAAGGTCTAATATCCTTCAAAGGAACCGTTAAGGATTTCCAAAGATTACTCCGTGGTAACTCTTAAGGATGCCTGTGTATATTGAACTAAATCATCTATTATATCACATCTAGAGGTAAGTTACCACGCAGAATGTCTTCGTGGTTAAGCACTCAAAAGCGCTGTAAACTTAAAGCACCTAAGGTAAGCAGTCCAGGTCATGAGATAATGCTAGAGTTTCTAGTCCTCCTTGTGGCCTGTGTGGTTCCCTTAGTGCGCACTCAAGAAGAACCTTGAAAACTAAATAAGCACTAAGGAGGTTATTGGCAGTGTCCATGAACGAGTACTTAAGACTTGCCAACAGATACCGAGAAAACATGAAGGTCTTAGAGGAGAAGTATGCCCAAAAGGACATCCAGAAGTATCCTGAGGACTATCTACAATGCCTTGACCACAAGATTAGCTATCACACTTACAAAGGACTATATTGGGAAGCCAGATCGAGGAGACCTGAGGGAAGACCTGAGAAGTCCTTAAAGATCCGGGATTCACACTATAGGAAGCGTGAAGAGGTCTTAAGGGATCTAAAGCGCTATAAACAACAATATTCCTATTGATAATAAGATTCAACACGTTATGACAAGATATGCCCAAATTCTTACTGTATAATAAGATGTAGGGAACATATGTTCGATTGCGGAGGTGAAGGTTAGCGAACAAAGGAGCGTTTAAAGTTGGGTAAATTCGGAATGTATTAACTTAATATGTTTTCCAATAATTTCCTTTTACAAGCCAGTCCGTAAAGGGCTGGTTTTTTATTGCCTAAAATCAGTTTAACAAATTGATTGTGCCACGATATGAGGAGACAGCTTTGGAAATTGTTCTAAAGGTCTCCTCATCTCTGTTCTTAAGACTCACAAAATTATAGGGAGAGATGAGAAATGACTAATGACTTACTGAAGGATATCTATGGGAATCTCTATGAGCAACAGCTAACAAAGGAAACAGAATATAAAAACGGAGCCTCAGCAAGACTCCAGGCGCTCTATGAATTTCGGAAGAAGGAAGGAGCAGCCTCAAGCTTATCCTTAGGTCAAAAACTGCTTAATCGCCAATTTGAAACAGTGCGAGGCAATATCACCTTATTAGTGGATAAGCTGACAGCGCCTAAGGCAGGTCAAAAGGCTTCATATACGTATATTGTCAGAGATCTTGTGGACATCTATAGTGAAGATAGAAATAAACTAATAGACATGCTGACTTTCATTCCATTCAGTGCCTTACTAAATAGTGCAATTCGCTCAGTCTCTGATTTCAACCATATTACAATAAGCGCCTTGAGTAATGCAGTAGGCAAGGAAATCCAAGAGGAGGCTGTGGCTGATGCATTCCTGAAAGACCTTGATGAGGCCACAGCAGGTCGAATGATAGACAGTGTAAAGAAACGTAAAGATAGACATTACAAGACTCACTTTATGAAACACGCAATGCAACAGGAGAACTTTCAAGGGTACTCTTGGGATACAACCTCCAGGGCTGCTCTCGGAGCAAAACTAATTGAACTTACGATTGAGGGCAGTGGGTATTTTGAGCTAAAGCATGGTGTAGGTGCTAAAGGTGATGCAATTGCAGAAATACACGCGACACAATGGCTAATAGAGGCTTGGCAAGATAATGAAGCGAGAGCTATTATGCGAGCGTATAGGACATGTCCTACCATCATTCCTCCTGCACCTTGGACAACCGTTTTTGAGGGTGGTTATTATGGGGATCTAAGAGGAAGACAACCTCTATTGAGGGCAGAAGCTCTGAAGGGTCAAGGATCAATTAACATCTATAACCGAGAATACCTGGCGAAAATCAGCCAGTTAGATCTCAAGGAAGTCAGGGAGGCAGTCAATAGATGCCAAGAGACACCTTGGAAGATTAATAAGGAAGTCCTTGAGGTCGTTAAAGAGATTATCGCCCGAGGAGGAGACTTCGCAGGAATCGCGCGCCAAACACCTATACCTCTGCTCCCTGAGTTAATGGGAGAATACACAGAGGAAGACCTCAAGAACCATAAGAAAGCACTTGCACAACGCTATATTGAAGATCACAAAAGGACTACTAAGGCACTCCGGGCGCTGTCCCATCTTAAAATAGCAGAAGAATTCTCCGAATATTCACAAATCTACTTCCCTTACAACATGGATTTCAGAGGTAGA is drawn from Sporomusaceae bacterium FL31 and contains these coding sequences:
- the yabE_2 gene encoding enterotoxin, with protein sequence MRKFAAITMTAVVINLFSPLIPQAHAALLEDKVAEAIAQNASALPIQDLIKIKTDLEQGNNKAILGSLTKAALARVQSDNLVNVATTDDLGKVAQTVIRQRVDQNITKTLTPYQKEINALSMLFKGNVIAPQSSVDNNTLTGAPQNYSRVLNMTATAYGPGVRDNGKWNNLTYMGGTVRKGVAAVDPSVIPMGSRLWIEGYGEAIAEDQGSAIKGNRIDLAFDDRQQALDYGIQPTKVYVLN
- a CDS encoding Zn-dependent hydrolase, producing MEKTWIMNEIEQIAQFGKDKRGITRLAFSPADYAAREYVINLMRENGMSVRTDEIGNIIGRIEGTQPQAPAVITGSHLDTVPEGGKFDGIVGIVGGIAALKALAVRGPLTHPLELIVFAGEESSRFGVATIGSRVMAGVTNAHALAKLKDQDGLALTQLLKDQGLDIQNIIKATRGKQDVKAFIELHIEQGTGLEKEGKNIGIIEAIAAPARCKIVVEGVAAHSGTTPMEERQDALVSAAMIILAVNEIALEQSERGIVGTVGSMKVYPGAMNVIPGLVEMWVDIRGVDHQSIVECVQEIKDAISEITERQNTGVSIEMLSSERPAQMDADIINLISDICRQQGIQYQRMNSGAGHDAMNMARIAKAGMIVIPCRAGISHNPDEYASPEDIQRGVEVLTETLFRLAK
- the nasD_2 gene encoding nitrite reductase [NAD(P)H] gives rise to the protein MDVKRDLLDKGAILQRDKESYAIAPHIPGGIIFDTNVLRKIADVADKYGAKALKLTSAQRIAIVGIQEDQLDSIWQELDMNKGSAVGLCVRSIRICPATAFCKRAQQDSVTLGLELDKVYHGMALPSKFKMAVCGCPNSCTEPAVKDLGIMGTPKGYTIMIGGNAGVKPRLGNILLQNVPQQDVMPIVKKIVGYYKENARNYERLGMMIDRIGFEQVKEEILQ
- the tpx_2 gene encoding putative thiol peroxidase, translating into MEKRTGITKLRGKPLTLLGKEIKINDEAPNFTVLQPDLTALSLADTKGKVRVISVVPSIDTPVCDIQTSRFNHEAAQFTDMVILSISVDLPFALQKYCAAKDITNVKTLSDHKDLDFGLKYGFVIEELRLLARGALVIDRNDIVQYVEYVANIEDQPNYDKILEIAKKLL
- a CDS encoding membrane protein, coding for MLKKFLLVFLVLVMISGVVAAATGDNKNQSVQYEKGIVLAVGSLDPTMQKQYFMAQGELVTIKITSGPEKDKIVESFNYSTGRSPYEIKVNPGDKIIVAVTNDLGKTTYHVSDFDRFDYVYVLLGLFVAALVVFGGIVGIKSVIVIAVSTLIIFKFFIGQVLSSQLNLTVLTLLVSAVIATFTQVTISGWNCKSFAAIMGTVGGVSVAGVLSILAIKMMHLTGLDSEEAMLLKASVLSNIDFQGVLFAGMVLGALGAVMDVTISIASALYEVKAVRPNSTFKELFVTGMNVGRDIMGTMSNTLILAYAGSSLPLMLLIVSQQQVSMMKILNLNLIVTEIARALTGSIGLICAIPLTAFITAILLKDK